AGGTATTCGCCTCCCACTTCGGAGACGGGGTGCAGGCGTTCCCGGTCTTCAACGGCACCGGCGCCAACGTGGTCGGGCTGCAGTCGATGCTCCCCCGGTGGGGCGCGGTGATCGCGGCTTCGACGGCTCACATCAACGTCGACGAAGGCGGTGCGCCCGAGCGGGTGGCCGGCATCAAGCTGCTCACCGTCCCCACCGACGACGGCAAGCTGACCCCCGAGCTCATCGACCGGGAGGCGTGGGGATGGGGCGACGAGCACCGCGCGCAGCCCTTGGTCGTCTCGATCACGCAGTCCACGGAGCTCGGAACCCTCTACACGCCGGACGAGATCCGCGCGATCGCCGACCACGCTCACGCCCTCGGCATGCGCGTGCACATGGACGGGGCGCGCATCTCGAACGCGGCGGCCTCACTCGACCTGCCGCTGCGCGCGTTCACCCGCGATGTCGGCGTCGACGTGCTGAGCTTCGGCGGCACCAAGAACGGGGCGATGCTCGGCGAGGCGATCGTGGTGCTGGACCCCGAGGCATCCGCGGGTCTGACCTTCCTGCGCAAGCTCAACATGCAGCTCTCCAGCAAGATGCGCTTCGTCTCCGCCCAGCTCATCGCGCTGCTGGAGGGCGACCTGTGGCTGCG
This portion of the Microbacterium pygmaeum genome encodes:
- a CDS encoding threonine aldolase family protein; the protein is MTTLHDTAVRGFASDNYSGIHPEVLAAIAAAGGGHQIAYGEDAYTEHLQEVFASHFGDGVQAFPVFNGTGANVVGLQSMLPRWGAVIAASTAHINVDEGGAPERVAGIKLLTVPTDDGKLTPELIDREAWGWGDEHRAQPLVVSITQSTELGTLYTPDEIRAIADHAHALGMRVHMDGARISNAAASLDLPLRAFTRDVGVDVLSFGGTKNGAMLGEAIVVLDPEASAGLTFLRKLNMQLSSKMRFVSAQLIALLEGDLWLRSASHSNAMAQRLRSGVEAGIADGSITGVAFTQPTQSNGVFATLPDGVADRLRESFRFYDWDAAKNEVRWMCSFDTTEADIDAFIAAIARETAHPGSEPGRGVQSPHVQVE